One genomic window of Sphingomonas ginsengisoli An et al. 2013 includes the following:
- a CDS encoding SGNH/GDSL hydrolase family protein, giving the protein MRTGCLGLLASLAILALAADALAWWQARRPLPAPPTYVAMGSSFAAGAGLGSLAPGSPWLCARSTAGYPPQLARMLKLPLTDMSCGGAVTHHLLHGGQFFQGPQLRAVGPATRLVTITVGGNDVGYIGDLSLLAARHSHSLWGWLVRSFWPGPEPVEARDWTTLERELAATITAVHRQAPAGRVVVATYPAILPPRGTCPALALTANEAALMRTVGDRLAATTRAAATKAGATVIDMTALGQAHNACATQPWARGYAGIAPFHPTLVGAHATATAIAITLRSPARKR; this is encoded by the coding sequence ATGCGAACGGGATGCCTCGGCCTGCTGGCCTCGCTCGCAATCCTCGCGCTGGCGGCCGACGCGCTTGCCTGGTGGCAGGCGCGTCGTCCCTTGCCGGCCCCGCCGACCTACGTCGCGATGGGCAGTTCCTTCGCAGCCGGCGCCGGGCTCGGCTCGCTCGCGCCCGGCAGCCCGTGGCTGTGCGCGCGCAGCACCGCCGGCTATCCCCCGCAGCTCGCGCGGATGCTCAAGCTGCCTCTGACCGACATGAGCTGCGGCGGGGCGGTCACCCACCACTTGCTGCACGGCGGCCAATTCTTCCAGGGCCCACAGCTGCGCGCGGTCGGCCCCGCGACCCGCCTCGTCACCATCACCGTCGGCGGCAACGACGTCGGCTACATCGGCGACCTCTCGCTGCTCGCCGCGCGGCATTCGCACAGCCTGTGGGGCTGGCTGGTCCGGAGTTTCTGGCCCGGCCCCGAGCCCGTCGAAGCGCGCGACTGGACCACCCTCGAGCGTGAGCTGGCGGCGACCATCACCGCCGTCCACCGCCAGGCGCCCGCGGGCCGGGTCGTGGTCGCGACCTACCCCGCCATCCTCCCGCCCCGCGGCACCTGCCCGGCGCTCGCGCTCACCGCCAACGAAGCCGCGCTGATGCGCACGGTCGGCGACCGCCTCGCCGCCACCACCCGCGCGGCCGCGACGAAAGCGGGAGCAACCGTGATCGACATGACGGCCCTCGGCCAGGCCCACAACGCCTGCGCCACCCAGCCGTGGGCCCGCGGCTACGCCGGCATCGCCCCCTTCCACCCGACACTTGTGGGCGCGCACGCGACCGCCACCGCGATCGCGATCACCTTGCGAAGTCCGGCGCGCAAGCGTTAG
- a CDS encoding GIY-YIG nuclease family protein, producing MKLPCVYILASQPRGTLYVGVTSDLVARLYQHRSGEVKGFTTRYGVMLLVRFEPFETMLDAIEREKQLKRWHRQWKINLIESENPDWHDLAVGLGFDPMPSP from the coding sequence GTGAAGCTGCCGTGCGTTTACATCCTTGCCAGCCAACCCCGTGGGACGCTGTACGTCGGAGTAACCTCCGATCTCGTCGCGCGCCTCTATCAGCATCGCAGTGGCGAGGTGAAGGGATTTACGACGCGCTATGGCGTGATGCTCCTGGTGAGGTTCGAGCCGTTCGAAACCATGCTCGACGCGATTGAGCGGGAGAAGCAGCTCAAGCGCTGGCATCGACAGTGGAAGATCAATCTGATTGAGAGTGAGAATCCGGACTGGCACGATCTCGCAGTGGGACTCGGTTTCGATCCTATGCCTTCACCCTGA
- a CDS encoding DUF2721 domain-containing protein: protein MYSTPETAKQVAQIIQLAVAPVFLLAGIGAFLNVCASRLARIVDRAREVTPKLLASRGGEHDGHVRDLRILDRRMHLVSWAITVTVLSAVLVCAVVVLLFSASLVGLHVGTAIALLFIGAMISLAAGFFIFLVETRVAARALRIDRDILEHEAE from the coding sequence ATGTATTCGACGCCCGAAACCGCCAAGCAAGTGGCGCAAATCATCCAGCTGGCGGTCGCGCCGGTGTTCCTGCTCGCCGGCATCGGCGCCTTCCTCAACGTCTGCGCCTCGCGTCTGGCGCGGATCGTCGACCGGGCGCGCGAGGTGACCCCCAAGCTGCTCGCCAGCCGCGGCGGCGAGCATGACGGCCACGTCCGCGACCTCCGCATCCTCGACCGGCGGATGCACCTCGTCAGCTGGGCGATCACCGTCACCGTCCTGTCGGCGGTGCTGGTCTGCGCGGTGGTCGTGCTGCTGTTCTCGGCCTCGCTGGTCGGGCTCCACGTCGGCACCGCCATCGCCTTGCTGTTCATCGGCGCGATGATCAGCCTCGCCGCCGGCTTCTTCATCTTCCTGGTCGAGACGCGGGTCGCGGCGCGGGCGCTACGGATCGACCGCGATATCCTCGAGCATGAGGCCGAGTAG
- a CDS encoding trimeric intracellular cation channel family protein codes for MTPALPTPSLPQAIVLLDYFGIAVFAISGALLAAEKRQTLVTFIFFAVVTGVGGGTLRDLLIGAPVFWVHRNGVLLICMAAALAVWLVRSRRISERTLLWFDALGLGAYATYGAAKATAWGVAPVPAFAMGVLTACAGGIIRDVLAGQPSILMRPELYVTAAALSAGLFVGLPLIGVPLPLAALVAALAGFGLRGLAIARGWSLPAYSG; via the coding sequence GTGACCCCCGCGCTCCCTACCCCGAGCCTGCCTCAGGCGATCGTCCTGCTCGATTATTTCGGGATCGCGGTGTTCGCCATTTCGGGCGCACTGCTCGCCGCCGAGAAGCGCCAGACCCTCGTCACCTTCATCTTCTTCGCGGTCGTCACCGGGGTCGGCGGCGGCACGCTGCGCGACTTGCTGATCGGGGCGCCGGTGTTCTGGGTCCACCGCAACGGGGTGCTTCTGATCTGCATGGCGGCCGCGCTGGCGGTCTGGCTGGTCCGCAGCCGTCGCATTTCGGAACGCACCCTGCTGTGGTTCGACGCGCTCGGGCTCGGCGCCTACGCGACCTATGGCGCGGCCAAGGCGACCGCGTGGGGCGTTGCCCCGGTGCCGGCCTTCGCGATGGGCGTGCTGACCGCCTGCGCGGGCGGGATCATCCGCGACGTCCTCGCCGGACAGCCGTCGATCCTGATGCGGCCCGAGCTCTACGTCACCGCCGCGGCGTTGAGCGCCGGGCTGTTCGTCGGCCTGCCGCTCATCGGGGTGCCGCTGCCGCTTGCCGCGCTCGTCGCCGCGCTCGCCGGTTTCGGCTTGCGCGGGCTGGCCATCGCCCGCGGCTGGAGCCTGCCCGCTTACTCCGGCTGA
- a CDS encoding PilZ domain-containing protein, which produces MPWLDTSGFVPDPDETLDPTTVHIGPVALASEIREISALGATLRGWLDVPLGAAMYLELGNGQRVEAVIAWRGEQDVGVRFTRPIDVMALITRQLVAQPADRRQMPRVEVLASAWLRKAENFLPVTIRNISAGGLQIEGEELPAVNEGCQVFLEGLGIPPGEVIWRREKRAGIHFERELGWQAILPWVKGLHASHKR; this is translated from the coding sequence TTGCCCTGGCTGGATACCAGCGGTTTCGTCCCCGATCCCGACGAGACGCTCGACCCGACCACGGTCCACATCGGCCCGGTCGCGCTGGCCTCCGAAATCCGCGAGATCTCCGCGCTCGGCGCAACGCTGCGCGGCTGGCTCGACGTTCCGCTCGGCGCCGCCATGTACCTCGAGCTCGGCAACGGCCAGCGGGTCGAGGCGGTGATCGCCTGGCGCGGCGAGCAGGACGTCGGCGTCCGCTTCACCCGCCCGATCGATGTCATGGCGCTGATCACCCGCCAATTGGTCGCCCAGCCCGCCGACCGCCGCCAGATGCCGCGGGTCGAAGTGCTGGCGAGCGCCTGGCTGCGCAAGGCGGAGAATTTCCTGCCGGTGACAATCCGCAACATCTCGGCCGGCGGCCTGCAGATCGAGGGCGAGGAACTGCCGGCGGTCAACGAGGGCTGCCAAGTATTCCTCGAGGGTCTCGGCATCCCGCCCGGCGAAGTCATCTGGCGCCGCGAGAAGCGCGCCGGCATCCACTTCGAGCGCGAGCTCGGCTGGCAGGCGATCCTGCCGTGGGTCAAGGGCCTCCACGCCTCGCACAAGCGGTAG
- a CDS encoding aspartyl protease family protein, translating to MLTALAIAAMPSLSAAAPPPVAPENVTLQFERVHRTPVPFEVVRGKFVFRATVAERPVWALLDTGMQVSLVDSAFAQQNQLTVAGPMRPLVTPTGNLPMVRLDGVKVAIPGQLSFAASMAGVDLGFATKYLGRTIDLVIGEPYTSSLALVVFGPSRRLEISPSGSLAVPAGTAFAPMTPGGEVEVSINGKTVRAKLDLGSAEDLVLTDDGWARVGLNGAAVTAGTAAGLDGSARPSAHTTVSEMRVGPFQATNVSVSRQLLTAKDGEAVVGLGFLARFNFAIDQQAGKLWLFPPTPGSR from the coding sequence TTGCTGACCGCGTTGGCCATCGCGGCGATGCCGAGCCTCTCCGCCGCGGCGCCGCCCCCGGTCGCGCCCGAGAACGTCACGCTTCAGTTTGAGCGGGTCCACCGCACTCCCGTCCCGTTCGAGGTGGTGCGGGGCAAGTTCGTGTTTCGGGCGACGGTGGCCGAGCGGCCGGTGTGGGCGCTGCTCGACACGGGTATGCAGGTCAGCCTGGTGGACTCGGCCTTCGCGCAGCAGAACCAACTGACCGTCGCGGGGCCGATGCGTCCGCTGGTCACGCCGACCGGCAACCTCCCGATGGTGCGGCTGGACGGGGTCAAGGTCGCCATTCCGGGACAACTGAGCTTCGCAGCGTCGATGGCCGGCGTCGACCTCGGTTTCGCGACCAAATACCTCGGCCGGACGATCGATCTGGTGATCGGCGAACCTTATACGAGCAGCCTGGCGCTGGTGGTGTTCGGACCCAGCCGCCGCCTCGAGATCAGCCCGAGCGGAAGCCTCGCCGTGCCGGCCGGCACCGCCTTCGCGCCGATGACGCCGGGGGGCGAGGTCGAGGTCAGCATCAACGGCAAGACGGTACGGGCCAAGCTCGACCTCGGGTCGGCCGAGGATCTGGTGCTGACCGACGACGGCTGGGCGCGGGTCGGACTGAACGGGGCGGCGGTCACCGCCGGGACCGCGGCCGGGCTCGACGGATCGGCGCGCCCCTCGGCCCACACCACCGTTAGCGAGATGCGGGTGGGCCCGTTCCAGGCCACCAACGTCAGCGTCAGCCGGCAACTCCTCACCGCCAAGGATGGCGAGGCGGTAGTCGGGCTGGGCTTCCTCGCGCGGTTCAACTTCGCGATCGACCAGCAGGCCGGCAAGCTGTGGCTGTTCCCGCCAACGCCGGGATCGCGGTAG
- a CDS encoding PHA/PHB synthase family protein — protein sequence MSDTTAPTPPFPTLEDWQHWTSVMGRAQQMLMESWAESLKSGQPLPGLAAPAAPADPMALFTAGADAWSKGLQAWGQMLGQAQAAATQKDKRFAAPEWRDNPLFDTIRQSYLAISDQLLSGVDKVEGVDEATRQKLKFTTKSFVDAMSPSNFALTNPLVLKKTMETRGENLLTGLRHMLDDIRSGQLTQTRKGAFEVGRNLATTPGKVIKETPLYQLIQYTPVTDKVLGTPLVIFPPWINRYYILDLTPEKSFVRWCVEQGISLFMVSWKSADESLKDTTLDDYVLRGQIDAVDTIRDLLGVESVHVIGYCVAGTTLAATLAYLAAKGEAAKVKSATFFTAQVDFESAGDLKLFLGDETMGLLDQLTAENGVLDGRYMAATFNLLRGRDLIWNYVVGNYLLGEEPAPFDLLHWNSDVTNLPAGWHRDYLETLYQGNRMVTGGVSVAGTPIELGKVETPCYIQAGREDHIAPPESVWKIMDHFRGAKRFVLAGSGHIAGVVNPPAAGKYQYWVNDDDAASLDAFIAGATEHKGSWWPDWLEWLKAQDPSEVPAKGARVPGKGKLKAIEDAPGRYVKTR from the coding sequence ATGTCCGACACCACCGCCCCCACCCCGCCCTTCCCCACCCTCGAGGACTGGCAACACTGGACCTCGGTGATGGGGCGGGCGCAGCAGATGCTGATGGAGAGCTGGGCCGAGAGCCTCAAGTCGGGCCAGCCGCTGCCCGGGCTCGCCGCCCCGGCCGCGCCGGCCGATCCGATGGCGCTGTTCACGGCGGGCGCCGACGCGTGGAGCAAGGGGCTCCAGGCGTGGGGCCAGATGCTCGGCCAGGCGCAGGCCGCGGCGACACAGAAGGACAAGCGCTTCGCCGCTCCCGAGTGGCGCGACAACCCGTTATTCGACACCATCCGCCAGAGCTACCTCGCCATCTCCGACCAACTCCTGTCAGGCGTCGACAAAGTCGAGGGCGTCGACGAGGCGACCCGCCAAAAGCTCAAATTCACCACCAAGAGCTTCGTCGACGCGATGAGCCCGTCGAACTTCGCGCTGACCAATCCGCTCGTGCTCAAAAAGACGATGGAGACGCGCGGCGAGAATCTGCTGACCGGGCTGCGCCACATGCTCGACGACATCCGCTCAGGACAGTTGACCCAGACCCGCAAGGGTGCGTTCGAGGTCGGGCGCAATCTCGCGACCACGCCGGGCAAGGTGATCAAGGAGACGCCGCTCTACCAGCTGATCCAGTACACCCCGGTCACCGACAAGGTGCTGGGGACGCCGCTGGTGATCTTCCCGCCGTGGATCAACCGCTATTATATCCTCGACCTGACGCCCGAGAAGAGCTTCGTCCGCTGGTGTGTCGAGCAGGGCATCTCGCTATTCATGGTCAGCTGGAAGTCGGCCGACGAGAGCCTCAAGGACACGACGCTCGACGACTATGTGCTGCGCGGGCAGATCGACGCGGTCGACACCATCCGCGACCTGCTCGGCGTCGAGAGTGTCCACGTGATCGGCTATTGCGTGGCGGGAACGACGCTGGCGGCGACGCTCGCCTACCTTGCCGCCAAGGGTGAGGCGGCCAAGGTCAAGAGCGCGACTTTCTTCACCGCGCAGGTCGACTTCGAGAGCGCGGGCGATTTGAAGCTGTTCCTCGGCGACGAGACGATGGGGCTATTGGATCAGCTCACCGCCGAGAATGGCGTGCTCGACGGGCGCTACATGGCGGCGACATTCAACCTGCTGCGCGGGCGCGACCTCATCTGGAATTACGTGGTCGGCAATTACCTGCTCGGCGAGGAGCCGGCGCCGTTCGACCTGCTCCACTGGAACAGCGACGTCACCAATCTGCCGGCCGGCTGGCACCGCGACTATCTGGAGACGCTCTACCAGGGCAACCGGATGGTGACGGGCGGAGTGTCGGTCGCCGGCACGCCGATCGAGCTGGGGAAGGTCGAGACGCCCTGCTACATCCAGGCCGGACGCGAGGACCATATCGCCCCGCCCGAGAGCGTGTGGAAGATCATGGACCATTTCCGCGGGGCCAAACGGTTCGTGCTGGCGGGCTCGGGCCATATCGCCGGGGTGGTCAACCCGCCGGCCGCGGGCAAATACCAATATTGGGTCAACGACGACGATGCGGCGAGCCTCGACGCGTTCATCGCCGGGGCGACCGAGCATAAGGGGAGCTGGTGGCCCGATTGGCTCGAGTGGCTAAAGGCGCAGGACCCGAGCGAGGTCCCCGCCAAGGGCGCGCGGGTCCCGGGCAAGGGTAAGCTCAAGGCGATCGAGGACGCGCCGGGGCGCTATGTGAAGACGCGCTGA
- a CDS encoding TlpA family protein disulfide reductase, which produces MWFWFAGVSALMLAAPAGAATVAPFSSARTLAGQPFEPGRQVTIVNFWATWCAPCRAEMPMLDTFYRKHRAQGLGMLAISVDQGVSTGRLREVTGQFAFPVARLDAVKMPRRDIPVALPVTRIYDRSGRLVFATKGDGRTPLDAATLERLVTPLLAAP; this is translated from the coding sequence ATGTGGTTTTGGTTTGCGGGCGTCTCGGCCTTGATGCTCGCAGCGCCGGCAGGAGCCGCGACGGTCGCCCCTTTTTCCAGCGCACGGACGCTCGCCGGCCAGCCCTTCGAACCCGGCCGCCAGGTCACGATCGTCAACTTCTGGGCGACGTGGTGCGCGCCCTGCCGTGCCGAGATGCCGATGCTCGACACTTTCTACCGCAAGCACCGCGCGCAGGGACTGGGGATGCTCGCCATCTCGGTCGACCAGGGGGTCTCGACCGGCCGGCTCCGCGAAGTGACCGGCCAATTCGCCTTTCCGGTGGCGCGCCTCGACGCGGTCAAGATGCCACGGCGAGACATCCCGGTCGCGCTGCCCGTCACCCGCATCTACGACCGTTCCGGCCGCCTCGTCTTCGCGACCAAGGGTGACGGCCGCACGCCGCTCGACGCCGCCACCCTCGAGCGCCTGGTCACGCCCCTCCTTGCCGCGCCCTAG
- the mce gene encoding methylmalonyl-CoA epimerase encodes MKLGRLNHVGVATPSIERSVERYRTLFGAEPHGEPFDLPAQGVRVCFVDAPNSQVELIEPLGPDSPIAKFLEKNPEGGQHHVCFEVDDIEAARTHFEGQGVRILGPTRIGAHGTPIFFVHPKDMGGVLTEFMESPKQAH; translated from the coding sequence ATGAAACTCGGCCGCCTGAACCACGTCGGGGTCGCCACCCCCTCGATCGAGCGCAGCGTCGAGCGCTACCGCACCCTGTTCGGCGCCGAGCCGCACGGCGAGCCGTTCGACCTTCCTGCGCAGGGTGTCCGCGTCTGTTTCGTCGATGCGCCCAACAGCCAGGTCGAACTGATCGAGCCGCTCGGCCCCGACAGCCCGATCGCCAAATTCCTCGAGAAGAATCCCGAAGGCGGGCAGCACCACGTCTGCTTCGAGGTCGACGACATCGAGGCCGCCCGCACCCACTTCGAAGGCCAGGGCGTCCGCATCCTCGGGCCGACCCGGATCGGCGCGCACGGGACGCCGATCTTCTTCGTCCACCCCAAGGACATGGGCGGCGTGCTGACCGAGTTCATGGAATCGCCCAAGCAGGCGCACTGA
- the glpX gene encoding class II fructose-bisphosphatase has protein sequence MVSASSILDRVLVLEMVRVTEAAAIAASKLVGRGDEKAADAAAVEAMRAALNELPMDGTVVIGEGERDEAPMLFIGEKVGSAQGSGPKIDIALDPLEGTTITAKAGPNALAVLAIAEQGGLLNAPDVYMQKLAIGPGYADDVIDLARSPTDNVRSLAKAKGVQPGDINACVLDRPRHDAIIAELRALGCGITLIPDGDVAGVIAVTDPDTTIDIYMGSGGAPEGVLAAAALRCVGGQIQGRLLFRNDDERGRAHRWGIDDLDRIYRLEDMAKGDCIFAATGVTDGSLLQGVKRRRSFVSTESIVMRASSGTVRRVTGEHHKLS, from the coding sequence ATGGTTTCCGCCAGCAGCATCCTTGACCGTGTGCTCGTGCTCGAGATGGTCCGGGTGACCGAGGCCGCCGCGATCGCCGCCAGCAAGCTGGTCGGGCGCGGCGATGAAAAGGCCGCCGACGCCGCCGCCGTGGAAGCGATGCGCGCGGCGCTGAACGAGCTGCCGATGGACGGCACCGTGGTGATCGGCGAGGGCGAGCGCGACGAGGCGCCGATGCTCTTCATCGGCGAAAAGGTCGGCTCGGCGCAGGGCAGCGGCCCCAAGATCGACATCGCGCTCGACCCGCTCGAAGGCACCACGATCACTGCCAAGGCCGGCCCAAACGCCCTCGCGGTGCTGGCAATCGCCGAGCAGGGCGGCCTCCTCAACGCCCCTGACGTCTACATGCAGAAACTGGCGATCGGGCCGGGCTATGCCGACGACGTCATCGACCTCGCGCGGAGCCCGACCGACAACGTCCGCAGCCTCGCCAAGGCCAAGGGCGTCCAGCCCGGCGACATCAACGCCTGCGTGCTCGACCGCCCGCGCCACGACGCGATCATCGCCGAGCTGCGGGCGCTGGGCTGCGGCATCACGCTGATCCCCGACGGCGACGTCGCCGGGGTGATCGCGGTGACCGACCCCGACACCACGATCGACATCTACATGGGCTCGGGTGGTGCGCCTGAGGGCGTGCTGGCGGCCGCCGCGCTGCGCTGCGTCGGTGGGCAGATCCAGGGCCGGCTCTTGTTCCGTAACGACGACGAGCGCGGGCGCGCGCATCGCTGGGGGATCGACGACCTCGACCGCATCTACCGGCTCGAGGACATGGCCAAGGGCGACTGCATCTTCGCCGCGACCGGGGTCACCGACGGTTCGTTGCTCCAGGGCGTGAAGCGTCGCCGCAGCTTCGTCTCGACCGAGAGTATCGTGATGCGCGCGAGCTCGGGCACCGTCCGCCGGGTGACCGGCGAGCACCACAAGCTCAGCTGA
- a CDS encoding sensor domain-containing diguanylate cyclase: protein MLGSVMARCVRVFLIYFALAAAALATTRFDGGVAFFWVATSYLIAELSVAPRRRWPLLLGVGAVSGTIATGLFGLGWPAALPMAVANSLEAFVAAYYIRRHAPEGALTTLSWLARYTLFAAIIPPIFSACIAAGVAFWLGKDVLSAGGHFVIGHALSNLTFAPVFTLLLQGEIAKSIRKMADRAVEAVALLGLSAATTLLCFSQHALPLLFLPILPIVLVTFRLGRGGTVLAILFLALFGGMMTMLGAGPAQLVGGTHGMRVQFFQFYLAMTVLTAWPVTADLANRSRLHRQLRTSEARYRLLAENSSDILMQLTPAGLIRYVSPSVRHLGGYEPDALLGTPAVELVAPPYRALLGALHQATLREPHTTHCFEYEAVVAGGDRRWFETHSRAMLDDRGRVDGTLSIIRDVSARKATEETLSKAASTDPLTGLANRRAFEAAVEACLADRRRPHADHVIAVFDIDHFKRVNDTYGHDAGDRVLQNFACLALAAVREGEVVARLGGEEFAILFADTSVASAQAICERLRTELAGSLTIVGEVAIRVTVSGGVAAVGRRGFSETLKAADRALYQAKHAGRDQLAIAA, encoded by the coding sequence ATGCTCGGGTCCGTTATGGCGCGTTGTGTCCGCGTCTTTCTGATTTATTTCGCCCTCGCCGCCGCCGCGCTGGCCACTACCCGCTTCGACGGCGGGGTCGCATTCTTCTGGGTTGCGACATCCTACCTCATCGCCGAGCTGAGCGTCGCTCCGCGTCGCCGCTGGCCGCTGCTCCTCGGGGTGGGGGCCGTGTCTGGCACGATCGCGACGGGTTTGTTCGGGCTCGGCTGGCCAGCCGCGCTGCCGATGGCCGTCGCCAACTCACTCGAAGCGTTCGTCGCCGCTTACTACATCCGGCGCCACGCCCCCGAGGGTGCGCTGACGACGCTGAGCTGGCTCGCTCGCTACACCCTCTTTGCCGCGATCATCCCGCCCATCTTCAGCGCCTGCATCGCCGCCGGGGTCGCCTTCTGGCTTGGTAAGGACGTGCTTAGCGCGGGCGGCCACTTCGTCATCGGCCACGCCCTCAGCAACCTGACCTTCGCGCCCGTTTTCACGCTCCTGCTCCAGGGAGAGATCGCCAAGAGCATCCGCAAGATGGCCGATCGCGCCGTCGAAGCCGTCGCCCTCCTCGGCCTCAGCGCGGCGACCACCCTGCTGTGCTTCTCGCAGCACGCGCTGCCGCTGCTCTTCCTGCCGATCCTGCCAATCGTCTTGGTGACCTTCCGCCTCGGCCGCGGCGGCACCGTCCTCGCCATCCTTTTCCTCGCTCTGTTCGGGGGAATGATGACCATGCTCGGTGCGGGCCCGGCGCAGTTGGTCGGCGGCACCCACGGGATGAGGGTGCAATTCTTCCAATTCTACCTGGCGATGACCGTGCTGACCGCCTGGCCGGTGACCGCCGACCTCGCCAACCGCTCGCGGCTTCATCGTCAGCTCAGGACCAGCGAGGCGCGCTACCGCCTGCTCGCCGAGAATTCGTCCGACATCCTGATGCAGCTGACCCCCGCAGGCCTGATCCGCTACGTCTCCCCCTCGGTCCGCCACTTGGGCGGCTACGAGCCCGACGCGCTGCTCGGCACGCCGGCGGTAGAGCTGGTGGCGCCGCCCTATCGCGCGCTGCTCGGCGCGCTCCACCAAGCCACCCTGCGCGAGCCCCACACCACCCATTGCTTCGAATATGAAGCAGTGGTCGCGGGCGGCGACCGGCGCTGGTTCGAGACCCATTCGCGGGCCATGCTCGACGATCGCGGAAGGGTCGACGGCACGCTCAGCATCATCCGCGACGTCTCGGCCCGCAAGGCGACCGAGGAGACGCTGAGCAAGGCCGCCTCGACCGATCCGCTGACCGGCCTCGCCAACCGCCGCGCCTTCGAAGCCGCGGTCGAGGCCTGCCTCGCCGACCGCCGCCGCCCCCACGCCGACCATGTCATCGCCGTCTTCGACATCGACCATTTCAAGCGCGTCAACGACACCTATGGCCACGATGCGGGCGATCGCGTCCTGCAGAACTTCGCCTGCCTCGCGCTCGCCGCGGTGCGCGAGGGTGAGGTCGTCGCCCGCCTCGGCGGTGAGGAGTTCGCCATCCTGTTCGCCGACACGAGCGTCGCTTCGGCCCAGGCGATCTGCGAGCGGTTGCGTACCGAGCTGGCGGGATCGCTGACCATCGTCGGCGAAGTGGCGATCCGGGTGACGGTCAGCGGCGGTGTCGCCGCGGTCGGTCGGCGCGGCTTCAGCGAGACGCTTAAGGCCGCCGACCGCGCCCTCTACCAGGCCAAGCACGCCGGCCGCGACCAGCTCGCCATTGCCGCTTAG
- a CDS encoding LL-diaminopimelate aminotransferase, whose product MDTDFYRIHRLPPYVFAEVNAMKAAARARGEDIVDLGMGNPDGAPPAHVVAKLAEVAAKPDAHGYSASRGIPGLRKAQAAYYQRRFGVTLDPDREVIVTLGSKEGLANLAQAITAPGDVVLAPNPSYPIHSFGFIIAGAAIRSIPAAPGEDFFERLRLAMRYTVPRPKVLVIGYPSNPTAYVADKPFYERLVAFAREHQIWIISDLAYAEIYFGEEPTPSILAVEGAKEVAVEFTSMSKSYSMAGWRIGFAVGNPTLIEALARVKSYLDYGAFTPVQAAAVAALNGPQDCVAANRALYRKRRDVLVESFGRAGWDIPVPQASMFAWAPIPEPFRAAGSMAFAKDLLVKAGVAVAPGVGFGEEGEGFVRIALVENEQRLRQAARGVKKLLATAPRAG is encoded by the coding sequence ATGGACACCGACTTCTACCGCATCCACCGCCTGCCGCCCTACGTCTTCGCCGAGGTGAATGCGATGAAGGCCGCGGCGCGGGCGCGGGGGGAGGACATCGTCGACCTCGGCATGGGCAATCCCGACGGCGCCCCGCCGGCGCATGTCGTCGCCAAGCTCGCCGAAGTCGCGGCCAAGCCCGACGCCCACGGCTATAGCGCCAGCCGCGGCATCCCGGGACTGCGCAAGGCCCAGGCCGCTTACTACCAGCGCCGCTTCGGGGTGACCCTCGACCCCGACCGCGAGGTGATCGTCACCCTTGGTTCGAAGGAGGGCCTCGCCAACCTCGCCCAGGCGATCACCGCGCCGGGCGACGTCGTCCTCGCGCCCAACCCGTCCTACCCGATCCACAGCTTCGGATTCATCATCGCCGGCGCCGCCATCCGCTCGATCCCCGCTGCCCCGGGCGAGGACTTCTTCGAGCGGCTGCGCCTGGCGATGCGCTACACGGTGCCGCGGCCCAAGGTATTGGTGATCGGCTATCCGTCGAACCCGACCGCCTATGTCGCCGACAAGCCCTTCTATGAGCGGCTGGTCGCCTTCGCTCGCGAGCATCAGATCTGGATCATCTCCGACCTCGCCTACGCCGAAATCTACTTCGGCGAGGAGCCGACCCCGTCGATCCTCGCGGTCGAGGGCGCCAAGGAGGTGGCGGTCGAATTCACCTCCATGTCCAAATCGTATTCGATGGCCGGCTGGCGGATCGGCTTCGCGGTCGGCAACCCGACCCTGATCGAGGCGCTGGCGCGGGTGAAGAGCTACCTCGACTATGGCGCCTTCACCCCGGTCCAGGCCGCCGCCGTCGCTGCCCTTAACGGCCCGCAGGACTGCGTCGCCGCCAACCGCGCGCTCTACAGGAAGCGCCGCGACGTGCTGGTGGAAAGCTTCGGCCGCGCCGGCTGGGACATTCCGGTGCCGCAGGCGAGCATGTTCGCCTGGGCCCCCATCCCCGAGCCCTTCCGCGCCGCCGGCAGCATGGCCTTTGCCAAGGATCTGCTGGTCAAGGCGGGGGTCGCGGTCGCCCCGGGGGTCGGCTTCGGCGAGGAAGGCGAAGGCTTTGTCCGCATCGCGCTGGTCGAGAATGAGCAGCGCCTCCGCCAGGCCGCGCGCGGGGTGAAGAAGCTGCTCGCGACTGCGCCCCGCGCCGGCTGA